Proteins encoded together in one Orrella marina window:
- a CDS encoding DNA polymerase III subunit chi, with amino-acid sequence MRVDFAFDAHDRIAQAVRTTEKQVTRGNRVLVYTTDLARLKRYDRALWSLPGATFLAHDILSEDAPPDLPVYLIQDQTGCNLARPLLANGFWLLNLHDECPPLEQPVTRILEIVSSDDDDRALARNRWRSYQQAGYRLHAHQLPSD; translated from the coding sequence ATGCGGGTGGATTTCGCGTTTGATGCGCATGACCGGATTGCACAGGCTGTGCGCACCACTGAAAAGCAAGTCACCCGGGGAAACCGGGTGCTTGTGTACACAACCGATCTGGCCCGACTCAAGCGCTATGACAGAGCGCTATGGAGTCTGCCAGGGGCGACATTTCTTGCGCATGACATCCTTAGTGAGGATGCACCACCCGACTTGCCGGTCTATCTGATTCAGGATCAAACCGGGTGCAACCTGGCGCGCCCCCTTCTGGCAAACGGGTTCTGGCTTCTCAATCTGCATGACGAGTGCCCACCCCTGGAGCAACCGGTCACAAGGATTCTGGAAATCGTGAGCAGTGATGATGATGATAGAGCCCTGGCGCGGAATCGCTGGCGGTCATATCAACAGGCTGGATACCGCCTTCACGCACATCAGCTACCATCGGACTAA
- a CDS encoding Bax inhibitor-1/YccA family protein — translation MSDYRNTVPGRFTQTASVTQRNQVLRNTYWLLALSLIPTVIGAAVGLYTGINQVMAASPGLTAIVFLAGAFGLMFAIEKNKNNSAGVGLLLLFTFFMGVMLSRMLGFVLGMGNGAQLVMVAFGGTAAVFGTMATLASSIKRDLSGMQKWLFMGVVVLIVAALANIFLQLPALMLTVSVLAIVIFSAFLLVDLQRVINGGETNYISATLAIYLDLYNIFVNLLALLGIFGGSRE, via the coding sequence ATGAGCGACTATCGAAACACAGTTCCTGGCCGCTTCACGCAGACAGCATCGGTCACCCAGCGCAATCAAGTGCTGCGCAACACCTACTGGCTTCTGGCCCTGTCACTGATTCCGACAGTGATCGGTGCAGCGGTTGGACTTTACACCGGCATCAATCAAGTCATGGCTGCAAGTCCCGGCCTGACTGCGATCGTGTTTCTGGCCGGCGCATTCGGCCTGATGTTTGCGATCGAAAAGAACAAAAACAACTCGGCCGGTGTGGGCCTGTTGCTTCTGTTCACATTCTTCATGGGCGTCATGCTCTCACGCATGCTAGGGTTCGTGCTCGGGATGGGCAACGGCGCGCAACTGGTGATGGTCGCCTTCGGTGGCACGGCGGCTGTCTTCGGCACAATGGCAACACTGGCGTCAAGCATCAAGCGTGATCTGAGCGGCATGCAAAAATGGCTGTTCATGGGTGTCGTGGTGTTGATCGTGGCTGCACTGGCCAATATCTTCCTTCAATTGCCGGCGCTTATGTTGACCGTTTCGGTTCTGGCCATCGTGATCTTCTCGGCCTTCCTGCTGGTTGACCTGCAGCGTGTGATCAATGGCGGAGAGACCAACTACATCAGCGCAACATTGGCGATCTATCTGGACTTGTACAACATTTTCGTGAACCTGCTGGCCCTGCTGGGAATTTTTGGGGGCAGCCGAGAATAA